Genomic segment of Populus nigra chromosome 6, ddPopNigr1.1, whole genome shotgun sequence:
ttttaaataaaaaaatattttaaaaaccaactcTACAGGCTGTAAGTTTTAGAATTGCACTGGCGAAAAAGGAAAggcaggttaaaaaaaaaactcgactACATTGAAGAGTCAAAGCTTTAACTTTCCTTATACCGTACACAAAATAATAGAATACTACACAAGCACCGTATTCTCCTTTTCCATATACAAAACCCATAACATAAATAACACCGCACAGAGAAAGAGCGAGAGGGAGAGGAAAATAAACAGAAGCCAAAACGAAACGCCCCAGTCCCCACCCCACGCGTTTACCActacctcctcctcctcctcctctccttCCTCAGCTTTATTTGCGAAGGAAAACCACATTCCTTTCGATTCCCTCCCAGTCCCTCAAACCCCCCCTCTCTGTCTTGTAAAAATCCTCTcttattactattataattatgTCACAGATCCATGGGAGAAGAACCCCCGAATAATCTCCATTAGATCCACACCATTTCCCTGCACCTCGGCCCACCTGATTTAACCAGCGAGCACCGACACCCCTCCAATAATCTCCACCGCCCGATCTCTAAAAAACCCAGGATGAAGAGCACATCACGATTATTCACGATCGGTCTAGTGTCATCATGGTACTGCTCAAACATAGGAGTTCTGCTACTAAACAAATACCTTTTAAGCAATTACGGGTTCAAGTATCCGATCTTCTTGACCATGTGTCACATGACAGCTTGTAGTTTGCTAAGTTACGTTGCAATTGCGTGGATGAAGATGGTGCCTATGCAGACCATCCGGTCTAAAACACAATTCATTAAGATCTCGGCTTTAAGTCTCGTGTTTTGTGTGTCGGTTGTGTTTGGTAATATTTCTTTGAGGTTCTTGCCTGTCTCTTTTAACCAGGCTATTGGTGCCACTACGCCCTTTTTTACGGCTGTTTTTGCTTATCTGATGACTCTTAAAAGAGAGGCTTGGCTGACTTATGTTACCTTGATTCCTGTTGTCACCGGGGTTGTTATTGCTAGTGGGGTAAGTtacctgttttttttcttatttatgttGTTAATCTGGGATTTTGTTTCAATAACTGAATtgggtttcttgattttttactgttattattgtattttttatgttccTCCAAATGGGTTTTCTTCGATTGGTTTCTAGCTGttttagttgattttcttttttcatgtgtATTTTATGCTAGATTGGGAAGGAATgggatttgtttttctatattatCAGCTCCTTATCACGACCGAGAATTGCATTTTTGTTGCTGAAATCAAATAAATCTCCAGCATCCAAATTTCATAATGTATTTTGGATTCCACAGTCTGAAATGTTGACTTTTAGTTGTTAGTAATTTGTCTCCCAAAATTCTTGAGAGTTCAGTATTCCATTGGATTTAAGAAGTTTTCATTTATGtattttggtttgaaaattaTCTTGCGAATTTGGTCAGCGTCATTACTTCTCTtcggttttcttttctttttgagctTAGGCAACGTTTGTGGTGTTGTGTTATGAAAATGGATTCCATTTGAGCTACGTGTTTTAACTCTGGTCTGTCTTTGTTGGGTGGAAATAGGGTGAACCAAGTTTTCATCTATTTGGGTTTATAATGTGTATATCTGCTACGGCTGCAAGGGCGCTCAAATCAGTTCTGCAAGGGATTTTGCTTTCTTCGGAAGGGTAAGGATGTTTgtctcttgatttcttttttcttttttgcaaatGAAGGTGATGGCCAGGCTCTTTGTATGCTGAGAagtttgcatattttttttaagtgagaaGCTGAATTCAATGAATCTCCTCCTATACATGGCTCCGATAGCTGTTGTATTTTTACTCCCTGCAACGCTTATCATGGAAGAAAATGTGGTTGGTATCACACTAGCTCTTGCCAGAGATGATGTCAAGATCATCTGGTACTTGCTATTCAACTCCTCACTGGCGTATTTTGTGAATCTGACCAACTTCTTGGTTACAAAACACACAAGTGCTCTAACTCTCCAGGTAGGTGTTTGATTTTGGAGATATaatgacttggtttttttatttttattttaacacgCTATGCAATTGTCATAAAATTCTTATGTGTGCTTTTGCGAGTCAGTCCGatgaaacaataatttattctggaaagaaaaaggaaatgaggTGTTTCAGTTCAGGGTGTTGCATTTTAATCTCTTAGAATGTGCAAAACCTCTCATATCTAAATGTGTTCGGTTCATTCTCCTCGGTTAATTTTCTGGGAGTTTTTCTCCAGAAGTGATTAGCTCAGGATTGCTGTCCTGTCTTAAGGAGTAGTTTGTGCCATACGATGGTTCAAACTTTTCGATTATATTTCCACatatttgatgatgaaatgTTAGATCCAGAGAGCAAGATTTTGTTTTGGAGATTGAGAATATGGAGGGTTGTAGTGTTTGGAGGGGCTTGCTAACTGGAAGATTTCATTAGATTGCTTGGTAGTCTCTATTTGTATAGCTCATTATAATGCTGAAAGTTATTCAATGTTAGTTCTTCTGGATATCTGTAGCTTATGCATTTACATGTTTTTTGAAtgctgtgtttttatttttttcttaagaaatagCTGGAACATTGAACTTACTAAATGGGGATGTGGAGATAATTCTTGTAGCAAGAAGAACAAATGGACTTGTAAAAACATTTGTTTCAAGAAACTCTAGGCTGTATTAAGTGAGGACAATAGACGGAAATCATTCAATGCACAATGGCATATGAATGGTCATGGCCCATTAAGACAAGGAGTGATTTGTTATTTAAGTTGAAAGCAAGGAAAGGATAAAAGGAGTTTTTGTTGTAAGAGGGGAAATCAATCTCTGCTTGGCTGTCTGTGCTTCTTTAGACAATCGATTTCATTCTCATTTGATTACATGCTTCAATCTTTGTAGTTTCTGTATGTACAATGTTGGCACCTGATGTACCAGCAGAAAAGAGTGATTAGATTGTTGATCAAATAATCctctttataaagaaaaaaagattgaagcTTTAGGATTGAGCAAGGAATGTTGGACAAAGAATGGTGTAGGTTGAAGtagtaaaaatgatttaatctCGCCAGCCTACAGAAAACTTGGTTTAAACAGAACTTGGTACTAGTTTGGTATCAAGATTACAtggtcaagaaataaaaaaggtttaGTGGAGTTAAATTGTTTAGTTGCTATTTTTGTACCTGTTTTCTTCTGGTGAATCACTGACATTTCTGCATCACCTTTTAGCATCGTGTTGATAGGCCTTGAACTTTGAGATAACAAAGAATTCTTGATCTTCCAGGTTCTCGGTAATGCAAAAGGAGCTGTAGCTGTTGtggtttcaattttaatattcagAAATCCTGTGTCTGTTACTGGAATGCTTGGTTACTCGCTTACAGTTTTTGGAGTCGTCCTCTACAGTGAAGCCAAGAAACGAAGCAAATGATGATGTATGATTCGGGGAAAGCATTACTTGCGATTTCCATACTTCATTTATGTCAGTGCCAGGACGGCAGCAACCTTCCAAGAGGCAAGTTAAGGATGTGGTTGGTGCCATGGAATTTGGCTCTCTGGATTCTATATTTTTTGTCCAGGAAACCCGAGTGGGTGGTTTCCGTTTGTATCAGCAACGACAGCAGGATTAGCCAGAAGTAGAATACTCAAATAAGTGACTGATTTATCTCTACTATTCCAGCTTGAGGTTGTagagaaatatcatttttatcttttttattctttcaggAAAAAAATTGTAGAATCGGGTCGTTACACAGTcagtttgttattaacatttgtcatatttgattaattaatgaaagGAACAGTCAAAATTTTACTACTTCATGGTCGTATCCTCGGGGATTGGAAGTCTACAAAGTCTTTATGCCGGTGGTGGCTGCCATGTTTGTTCTACAAAATGTCCAGCATTTTGAGAATGGAATATCCGAATAAGGGGGTCTATACAGGTTGCTCATTTTCATATGAGATAATTTGTTGCCGACCATAATAAGTCCGACTGAGTTCCCCTGAGTTTCGGCTTTTGTTACGATTAGCATGACATTGAATTCAGAAAAGGACTAATTACTGAAAGGAACAAACCTAAGCTGAGGGCCGGTAAATGCTGTCATGCCGGTCGAGTTGCTGTCCATTTAGGGATAAGTGGTTGCTAAATACCATCCCATAGAAAATGCACGACCTCATATGTGATTGAAGATGAGGTTAGCTCGAACCTCTCCGAAAGCAGAATCCACGACAGATCCACCATAAACAAGCATTTAGTATCCTTTGC
This window contains:
- the LOC133696870 gene encoding probable sugar phosphate/phosphate translocator At3g11320, whose translation is MKSTSRLFTIGLVSSWYCSNIGVLLLNKYLLSNYGFKYPIFLTMCHMTACSLLSYVAIAWMKMVPMQTIRSKTQFIKISALSLVFCVSVVFGNISLRFLPVSFNQAIGATTPFFTAVFAYLMTLKREAWLTYVTLIPVVTGVVIASGGEPSFHLFGFIMCISATAARALKSVLQGILLSSEGEKLNSMNLLLYMAPIAVVFLLPATLIMEENVVGITLALARDDVKIIWYLLFNSSLAYFVNLTNFLVTKHTSALTLQVLGNAKGAVAVVVSILIFRNPVSVTGMLGYSLTVFGVVLYSEAKKRSK